The following proteins are co-located in the Neodiprion virginianus isolate iyNeoVirg1 chromosome 6, iyNeoVirg1.1, whole genome shotgun sequence genome:
- the LOC124306933 gene encoding WD repeat-containing protein 19 isoform X3: MASDKVLYRLDQPHGPGNVYIAWRPGNGTYLATTGCDSAVVIYNRQGEIQDRIQLPGLCTGMGWDADGDLLAMISNGSSAITLWDATTGKKSQIDTGLRDSLTCMIWSKKNCTLAVGTQKGNLALYDHINAKRIPILGKHKKKIVCGAWSLEGLLALASEDKVLSISTCEGDTRREITIQGEPSDLQFSEMKMDQRIGGENTVSLVVSKTTLFLYNVLDPDNPIELAFQKRYGQIVTYKWYGDGYILVGFEAGFLIAISTHIKEVGQELFQIKNHRDSLNDIALNNIAGKLVTCGDNTLKVHSIQNLEETNKVITLAGETGISHVEWSSDGSMLAAATHNGNILIYLLQLPKITSVCGNRIAILTSLTEVVVHLYMLDKSKPTPQTINTLIEPSVMAVGPLHLAAALNNRVLFWNLTKFNYDHPVHFERDYLGTVESICLNQTFVSVLFDGKLQLHTIETEQDSANGATESKIFPQTNTSDSKITCHALSPDFLVYGNDMGRIVYFYLEAFDQSSEVTHNSGIKQIYLDANGTQLSFVDEKYDAYVYDPINENIIQIPECPDSIEGIIWDQNIFERGVFAVYNQSIIVTYIFVKYHIEGSKVVKVSQTKLPVETLPMLMYSGEVTLSTAGSRLTQLTLSSHEEIGNIVDTKRIEEILANHLACRRFKHAWDACVKLNDRECWQSLGTSALSNLNIEFALRVYRHVEDVSTVWSLQKLENIDELALLCGHTSTLLGDYNQAEKFFLRSSQPVEALNLRRDLMQWEQALNLAQKLKPEEIPFIAREYAQQLEFTGNYPKALANYERGLVDSNIQSTLAFQNINHRSQCLAGIARMSIRCGDSRKGVSIAMDVDSPRSLRKECAEILEIMKQFSEAAVLYEKSEYFDKAASAYIKLKNWHKVGQLLPQISSPKIHIQFAKAKELEGKYEEAAKAYETAKDFDNIIRINLDHLNNPARSVEIVQQTKSIEGAKMVARFFQRMNDYNSAIKFLILSNCHDEAFQLANQHGKMELYGDILVTTLDNDNVRIEDFKSLAIHFESQRNSLLAGKYYFHAKEYQKVVTDYQRIQNISSGCIWLGNNTEKLQKLLSLLRMRSKSMETTEMLTMYCLVCTKN, from the exons ATGGCATCAGATAAG GTTTTATACCGCTTGGACCAACCGCATGGTCCTGGAAACGTGTACATTGCTTGGCGCCCTGGCAACGGTACATATTTGGCTACAACTGGTTGCGATTCCGCAGTTGTGATATACAACCGCCAAGGGGAAATACAAGACCGTATTCAACTACCTGGTTTATGTACGGGCATGGGTTGGGATGCCGACGGAGATTTATTGGCTATGATTTCAAACGGATCATCTGCTATTACCTTGTGGGATGCAACGACAGgaaaaaaatcccaaatagACACGGGACTAAGAGATAGTTTAACTTGCATGATTTGGTCGAAAAAGAACTGCACTCTTGCAGTGGGTACGCAAAAAGGAAACCTAGCGCTTTACGATCATATTAATGCTAA aCGCATTCCTATTCTAGGTAAgcacaaaaagaaaattgtttgcGGCGCTTGGTCATTGGAGGGCCTCCTTGCTTTGGCAAGTGAAGATAAGGTTTTATCGATCAGTACGTGCGAAGGTGATACACGTAGGGAAATAACAATACAAGGAGAGCCATCCGACCTTCAATttagtgaaatgaaaatggacCAGAGAATCGGCGGTGAAAACACA GTATCGCTCGTCGTCAGCAAAactacattatttttatacaatgtTTTGGATCCAGACAATCCCATTGAATTGGCGTTTCAAAAGCGCTATGGTCAAATCGTAACTTACAAGTG GTATGGCGATGGTTACATATTGGTTGGTTTCGAGGCTGGCTTTCTAATAGCAATATCAACGCATATCAAAGAAGTTGGACAAGAGttatttcaaatcaaaaatcaTCGAGATTCTTTAAATGATATTGCACTGAACAATATCGCTGGAAAACTTGTAACATGTGGCGACAATACGTTGAAAGTACACAGTATACAAAATTTAGAAGAAACCAATAAAGTGATAACTTTGGCAGGAGAGACAGGCATCAGTCACGTGGAATGGTCATCCGATGGTAGTATGTTAGCCGCCGCGACGCACAATGgaaacattttaatttatttattgcaattaccaaaaataaCCAGCGTATGTGGAAATAGAATTGCCATTTTAACAAGCCTGACTGAAGTGGTTGTACATTTATATATGCTTGATAAG agtAAACCAACACCGCAGACAATCAATACCCTGATAGAACCATCTGTAATGGCTGTCGGTCCTTTGCATTTAGCAGCAGCTTTGAATAACAGAGTATTATTTTGgaatttaacaaaattcaattatgATCACCCTGTACATTTTGAAAGGGATTACTTAGGGACAGTCGAGAGTATATGCCTGAATCAAACTTTTGTTTCCGTTCTGTTTGATGGAAAGCTTCAATTACACACT ATAGAAACGGAACAGGACTCGGCAAACGGTGCAActgaatcaaaaatatttccacaaaCTAACACTTCAGATTCTAAAATAACGTGCCATGCTTTGTCGCCCGACTTTTTAGTTTACGGAAATGAT ATGGGACGAATAGTATATTTCTACTTGGAGGCGTTTGATCAATCTAGCGAAGTCACACACAATAGTGGGATCAAACAAATTTATCTAGATGCGAATGGAACACAGCTGTCTTTTgtagatgaaaaatatgatgCATATGTTTACGATCCGATAAACGAAAACATTATTCAAATACCAGAATGTCCAGACTCAATAGAAGGCATTATATGggatcaaaatatttttgagcGTGGCGTATTCGCAGTATACAATCAATCCATTATCGTCACTTatatttttgtgaaatatcaTATAGAAG gAAGCAAAGTAGTGAAAGTCTCTCAAACAAAATTACCTGTGGAAACTTTACCAATGCTGATGTATTCTGGCGAAGTAACATTAAGTACAGCTGGTAGTAGATTAACGCAACTAACGTTATCATCACACGAAGAAATCGGTAATATTGTTGATACGAAAAGAATAGAAGAAATTTTAGCAAATCACCTCGCATGTAGAAG GTTCAAACATGCCTGGGACGCATGTGTCAAATTGAATGATCGTGAATGCTGGCAATCTTTGGGAACAAGTGCATTGTCTAATTTGAACATAGAATTTG CATTACGAGTTTATAGACACGTAGAAGATGTGTCAACTGTGTGGTCCCTGCAAAAGTTAGAGAACATAGATGAACTTGCATTATTATGCGGCCACACATCAACCTTACTGGGGGACTACAATCAAGCTGAAAAGTTCTTCTTACGCTCCTCCCAACCGGTTGAAGCTTTGAATTTAAGAAGAGATTTGATGCAATGGGAACAAGCTCTGAATTTAGCACAGAAATTAAAGCCAGAAGAGATTCCATTTATAGCTAGAGAATATGCTCAGCAATTGGAATTTAC AGGGAATTATCCAAAAGCTTTAGCTAATTATGAACGAGGATTGGTCGATAGTAACATTCAGTCGACTTTGGCctttcaaaatatcaatcaTAGGAGTCAATGTCTTGCGGGCATCGCAAGAATGTCTATAAGATGTGGAGACAGTAGAAAAGGTGTCAGCATAGCCATGGATGTGGACAGTCCACGGTCTCTAAGAAAAGAGTGTGcagaaattttagaaataatgaag CAATTCAGTGAAGCTGCagttttgtatgaaaaatccgaatattttgataaaGCTGCTTCAGCATatataaaactaaaaaactGGCACAAGGTTGGTCAACTTTTGCCGCAAATATCATCTCCGAAAATTCACATTCAATTTGCTAAAGCTAAAGAACTTGAAGGAAAATATGAAGAAGCTGCAAAGGCATATGAAACTGCAAAGgattttgataatataattAGAATCAACTTGGACCATTTGAATAATCCTG CTAGAAGCGTTGAAATTGTTCAACAGACAAAGAGTATTGAAGGTGCTAAAATGGTAGCCAGATTTTTTCAAAGGATGAACGACTATAATTCTGCCATTAAATTTCTGATTCTTTCCAACTGTCACGACGAGGCTTTCCAGCTGGCGAATCAACATGGAAAAATGGAACTCTACGGAGATATTTTAGTTACCACACTTGACAATGACAATGTCAGAATAGAAGATTTCAAAAGCCTTGCGATTCATTTTGAATCACAAAGAAATAGTTTATTAGCTGGGAAGTATTATTTTCATGCAAAGGAATATCAGAAG GTGGTGACGGATTACCAAAGGATCCAAAATATCTCTTCAGGCTGTATATGGCTAGGAAACAATACAGAGAAGCTGCAAAAACTGCTATCATTATTGCGAATGAGGAGCAAATCAATG gAAACTACAGAAATGCTCACGATGTACTGTTTGGTATGTACCAAGAActga
- the LOC124306933 gene encoding WD repeat-containing protein 19 isoform X2 — MASDKVLYRLDQPHGPGNVYIAWRPGNGTYLATTGCDSAVVIYNRQGEIQDRIQLPGLCTGMGWDADGDLLAMISNGSSAITLWDATTGKKSQIDTGLRDSLTCMIWSKKNCTLAVGTQKGNLALYDHINAKRIPILGKHKKKIVCGAWSLEGLLALASEDKVLSISTCEGDTRREITIQGEPSDLQFSEMKMDQRIGGENTVSLVVSKTTLFLYNVLDPDNPIELAFQKRYGQIVTYKWYGDGYILVGFEAGFLIAISTHIKEVGQELFQIKNHRDSLNDIALNNIAGKLVTCGDNTLKVHSIQNLEETNKVITLAGETGISHVEWSSDGSMLAAATHNGNILIYLLQLPKITSVCGNRIAILTSLTEVVVHLYMLDKSKPTPQTINTLIEPSVMAVGPLHLAAALNNRVLFWNLTKFNYDHPVHFERDYLGTVESICLNQTFVSVLFDGKLQLHTIETEQDSANGATESKIFPQTNTSDSKITCHALSPDFLVYGNDMGRIVYFYLEAFDQSSEVTHNSGIKQIYLDANGTQLSFVDEKYDAYVYDPINENIIQIPECPDSIEGIIWDQNIFERGVFAVYNQSIIVTYIFVKYHIEGSKVVKVSQTKLPVETLPMLMYSGEVTLSTAGSRLTQLTLSSHEEIGNIVDTKRIEEILANHLACRRFKHAWDACVKLNDRECWQSLGTSALSNLNIEFALRVYRHVEDVSTVWSLQKLENIDELALLCGHTSTLLGDYNQAEKFFLRSSQPVEALNLRRDLMQWEQALNLAQKLKPEEIPFIAREYAQQLEFTGNYPKALANYERGLVDSNIQSTLAFQNINHRSQCLAGIARMSIRCGDSRKGVSIAMDVDSPRSLRKECAEILEIMKQFSEAAVLYEKSEYFDKAASAYIKLKNWHKVGQLLPQISSPKIHIQFAKAKELEGKYEEAAKAYETAKDFDNIIRINLDHLNNPARSVEIVQQTKSIEGAKMVARFFQRMNDYNSAIKFLILSNCHDEAFQLANQHGKMELYGDILVTTLDNDNVRIEDFKSLAIHFESQRNSLLAGKYYFHAKEYQKALKHLLKAAQLAADDDAALTLSIDTVASSKDEKLANQLIDFLLGGDGLPKDPKYLFRLYMARKQYREAAKTAIIIANEEQINGNYRNAHDVLFGMYQELKRNKINIPLEMQNNLRLLHSYILVRLHVKRNDHLRGARMLVRVANNISKFPSHIVPILTSTVIECHRAGLKHSAFNFAAMLMRPEYRSQIDAKYSKKIEAIVRKPPKTKDNELENEPLTPCPYCKHRLPETEVTCDKCKNTIPFCIATHY; from the exons ATGGCATCAGATAAG GTTTTATACCGCTTGGACCAACCGCATGGTCCTGGAAACGTGTACATTGCTTGGCGCCCTGGCAACGGTACATATTTGGCTACAACTGGTTGCGATTCCGCAGTTGTGATATACAACCGCCAAGGGGAAATACAAGACCGTATTCAACTACCTGGTTTATGTACGGGCATGGGTTGGGATGCCGACGGAGATTTATTGGCTATGATTTCAAACGGATCATCTGCTATTACCTTGTGGGATGCAACGACAGgaaaaaaatcccaaatagACACGGGACTAAGAGATAGTTTAACTTGCATGATTTGGTCGAAAAAGAACTGCACTCTTGCAGTGGGTACGCAAAAAGGAAACCTAGCGCTTTACGATCATATTAATGCTAA aCGCATTCCTATTCTAGGTAAgcacaaaaagaaaattgtttgcGGCGCTTGGTCATTGGAGGGCCTCCTTGCTTTGGCAAGTGAAGATAAGGTTTTATCGATCAGTACGTGCGAAGGTGATACACGTAGGGAAATAACAATACAAGGAGAGCCATCCGACCTTCAATttagtgaaatgaaaatggacCAGAGAATCGGCGGTGAAAACACA GTATCGCTCGTCGTCAGCAAAactacattatttttatacaatgtTTTGGATCCAGACAATCCCATTGAATTGGCGTTTCAAAAGCGCTATGGTCAAATCGTAACTTACAAGTG GTATGGCGATGGTTACATATTGGTTGGTTTCGAGGCTGGCTTTCTAATAGCAATATCAACGCATATCAAAGAAGTTGGACAAGAGttatttcaaatcaaaaatcaTCGAGATTCTTTAAATGATATTGCACTGAACAATATCGCTGGAAAACTTGTAACATGTGGCGACAATACGTTGAAAGTACACAGTATACAAAATTTAGAAGAAACCAATAAAGTGATAACTTTGGCAGGAGAGACAGGCATCAGTCACGTGGAATGGTCATCCGATGGTAGTATGTTAGCCGCCGCGACGCACAATGgaaacattttaatttatttattgcaattaccaaaaataaCCAGCGTATGTGGAAATAGAATTGCCATTTTAACAAGCCTGACTGAAGTGGTTGTACATTTATATATGCTTGATAAG agtAAACCAACACCGCAGACAATCAATACCCTGATAGAACCATCTGTAATGGCTGTCGGTCCTTTGCATTTAGCAGCAGCTTTGAATAACAGAGTATTATTTTGgaatttaacaaaattcaattatgATCACCCTGTACATTTTGAAAGGGATTACTTAGGGACAGTCGAGAGTATATGCCTGAATCAAACTTTTGTTTCCGTTCTGTTTGATGGAAAGCTTCAATTACACACT ATAGAAACGGAACAGGACTCGGCAAACGGTGCAActgaatcaaaaatatttccacaaaCTAACACTTCAGATTCTAAAATAACGTGCCATGCTTTGTCGCCCGACTTTTTAGTTTACGGAAATGAT ATGGGACGAATAGTATATTTCTACTTGGAGGCGTTTGATCAATCTAGCGAAGTCACACACAATAGTGGGATCAAACAAATTTATCTAGATGCGAATGGAACACAGCTGTCTTTTgtagatgaaaaatatgatgCATATGTTTACGATCCGATAAACGAAAACATTATTCAAATACCAGAATGTCCAGACTCAATAGAAGGCATTATATGggatcaaaatatttttgagcGTGGCGTATTCGCAGTATACAATCAATCCATTATCGTCACTTatatttttgtgaaatatcaTATAGAAG gAAGCAAAGTAGTGAAAGTCTCTCAAACAAAATTACCTGTGGAAACTTTACCAATGCTGATGTATTCTGGCGAAGTAACATTAAGTACAGCTGGTAGTAGATTAACGCAACTAACGTTATCATCACACGAAGAAATCGGTAATATTGTTGATACGAAAAGAATAGAAGAAATTTTAGCAAATCACCTCGCATGTAGAAG GTTCAAACATGCCTGGGACGCATGTGTCAAATTGAATGATCGTGAATGCTGGCAATCTTTGGGAACAAGTGCATTGTCTAATTTGAACATAGAATTTG CATTACGAGTTTATAGACACGTAGAAGATGTGTCAACTGTGTGGTCCCTGCAAAAGTTAGAGAACATAGATGAACTTGCATTATTATGCGGCCACACATCAACCTTACTGGGGGACTACAATCAAGCTGAAAAGTTCTTCTTACGCTCCTCCCAACCGGTTGAAGCTTTGAATTTAAGAAGAGATTTGATGCAATGGGAACAAGCTCTGAATTTAGCACAGAAATTAAAGCCAGAAGAGATTCCATTTATAGCTAGAGAATATGCTCAGCAATTGGAATTTAC AGGGAATTATCCAAAAGCTTTAGCTAATTATGAACGAGGATTGGTCGATAGTAACATTCAGTCGACTTTGGCctttcaaaatatcaatcaTAGGAGTCAATGTCTTGCGGGCATCGCAAGAATGTCTATAAGATGTGGAGACAGTAGAAAAGGTGTCAGCATAGCCATGGATGTGGACAGTCCACGGTCTCTAAGAAAAGAGTGTGcagaaattttagaaataatgaag CAATTCAGTGAAGCTGCagttttgtatgaaaaatccgaatattttgataaaGCTGCTTCAGCATatataaaactaaaaaactGGCACAAGGTTGGTCAACTTTTGCCGCAAATATCATCTCCGAAAATTCACATTCAATTTGCTAAAGCTAAAGAACTTGAAGGAAAATATGAAGAAGCTGCAAAGGCATATGAAACTGCAAAGgattttgataatataattAGAATCAACTTGGACCATTTGAATAATCCTG CTAGAAGCGTTGAAATTGTTCAACAGACAAAGAGTATTGAAGGTGCTAAAATGGTAGCCAGATTTTTTCAAAGGATGAACGACTATAATTCTGCCATTAAATTTCTGATTCTTTCCAACTGTCACGACGAGGCTTTCCAGCTGGCGAATCAACATGGAAAAATGGAACTCTACGGAGATATTTTAGTTACCACACTTGACAATGACAATGTCAGAATAGAAGATTTCAAAAGCCTTGCGATTCATTTTGAATCACAAAGAAATAGTTTATTAGCTGGGAAGTATTATTTTCATGCAAAGGAATATCAGAAG gCCTTAAAACATTTGCTAAAAGCTGCTCAACTAGCAGCTGATGACGACGCAGCTCTTACATTATCAATAGATACTGTAGCATCAtcaaaagatgaaaaattagcaAATCAACTTATAGACTTTTTGTTAGGTGGTGACGGATTACCAAAGGATCCAAAATATCTCTTCAGGCTGTATATGGCTAGGAAACAATACAGAGAAGCTGCAAAAACTGCTATCATTATTGCGAATGAGGAGCAAATCAATG gAAACTACAGAAATGCTCACGATGTACTGTTTGGTATGTACCAAGAActgaaaagaaacaaaatcaaCATACCTTTGGAAATGCAAAATAATCTAAGGTTATTACATTCATATATACTGGTGCGCCTGCATGTGAAAAGAAACGACCATTTGCGTGGTGCTCGAATGTTAGTAAGGGTAgcaaacaatatttcaaaatttccatcAC ACATCGTTCCTATTTTGACATCCACCGTGATAGAATGTCATAGAGCTGGTCTAAAGCATTCAGCCTTTAATTTTGCTGCAATGCTTATGCGCCCTGAATACCGATCTCAAATTGATGCAAAGTACAGTAAAAAGATTGAAGCCATTGTGAGGAAACCTCCAAAGACCAAGGACAATGAATTAGAGAATGAACCACTGACACCATGTCCATATTGTAAACATAGATTACCAGAAACGGAGGTCACATGTGACAAGTGTAAAAACACAATACCCTTTTGCATAGCAACG CATTATTGA